GCCCTTTCCTCGGAATCAAACTCGGGAGCAACCTGAGAAACAAAATAATTGAACCTATCTTTTTCCATGTTTATTATATGTTCAAACTTCTTGACTATCCCATAAGGATCCATATCAACTGGTGGAATTGCAAAAAACTCCATGAAATTTTTTATCTTGTCTTTTAATTTTTTATCAGGATTTTTATTGATTTTCTTTACTACTATCGAAGTTGCCCTTCTGGACATCTCTTCCATCTCAGCAACTGTACCTTCAAGTTTGAACATAACCTGGGCAACCATTATTCTTGGATAAAAGACGAGAAGTATTATCCAGAATAATATATTCAAGAATTGCGACCAAAAATCACTCTGGAATGATACCAAATTCAACACCCAATAAATTTAACTAATTATATTTTTATAAATATATAAGATTATTATGCCTGTGAAGTGGAAGGTTGTCATAAGCCTGTTCTTGATATTTGCAATAATAGGTCTCTTATTATTTTCACCAAAGGGTCAAAAAATCACGGGAAACAAAACAGCACCTGTAGGTTCATTTTTAAAAGGTTTGACAGGAAAAGTTGCAAAATCCGGACAATCGGAAGAAAAACAGCTTGACATATCAATCACAGGAATAAATCCTCAGAGTCTTGGGGATGTTCAAATACCAATAAACAACGAAAATTTTGAGTTTAAAATGGAATATGAAGTAATTTCTGTTATGGATAGTGACATATCATTTGAAGAAAGGGTTGTAGAAGTGAAAATGAAAGGTGTAATTGGTTCTGTTACTTTCTTCAGAAATGGAAATATGAAAGTTGAAGGTAAGTGTGGTTCCATTAAAATAAATGGAGTTTCAATATCAAAGCCTAGCATAAACTTTTTGATTGTCGGTACACCAATAGACTTTGAAATCAGGGACATAAACAAGGACAAGCTAATTTTCCCATCAATCTCTGGATCTTTTAGATCTTATCAATTGACCGGAGGTTCCTTGATGTTAAACAACGATCATTTGGAATTGTTCGGCTTCAAAGGGGATATAATAGAAAATAATGGGGAAGCCTCGATAAGTGGAAGAGTCGACAAGATTAGACTGAATGGTCTGGATATTTCAAAATCTTAGGCCAACCAGTCCAGGATCAAGTGACTCAAATATCCCCAGAATATTATTAGGTAGGTTGCTAAAAAATTAACTAAATTTAATTATAATAAAAACCAGACCAAAGTGGCAAGGATTGATGAAAATAATATTGAAGTGTAAAATTTATGGGTAATTCCTCTGTGAGAGGTAGGGAAGAATCTTATTAAAATATAAATCAATAAAAAGACCAGAAAAAGGTTTAAAATTGATATGAAAGAAAAAAGAAAAATTGAGATTGCAAAAAAACCAGCCATTAGTATTGATATGTATTTTCTTATATTACTCTTTGGTGTGTCAACATCAGGAAATAATGAAGAAAATAGACTAAGTGTTATTGATAGAAAAATGTTATCATTTCCGGTAATAAAACCATTCTTAAGAAAAAAGAAAACAAGTGGAACCAAAAGTATTATATTAAAAAATACATGGATCTTCCAAGAAGGCATCTAAAAAACCTATTCAATAATTATCCTGGCATCAACGGCAACAGCACCTTTTTTCATGGCAAAAATTGGGTTTATATCTAGTTCCTTTATCTCCTGGTTCTCCTGAAGCATCTTGGATGTCCTCAATAAAATATCAGCCAAAGATTTTAAATCCACTGGATCTTGACCCCTGATTCCCATCAATATTTTTGAACCTTTTATTTCTGATATCATCTCCTTTGCATCACTTAAAGTTATTGGTATCACCCTGAAGCTAACGTCTTCAAAAACCTCCACAAATATACCTCCTATCCCAAAAAGTATAACTTTATCAAATGTTGGATCTGATTTTCCACCAACAATAACTTCCGGTGATTTTGGGAGCATTTTTTGCACGAATATTCCATCTATTCTTGCTTTAGGGGCCCTTTCCCTGACATTTTTTATAATTTGATTGAAAGCGTCTCTGAGATCCCTCTCATTTTTAATATTGGTTATAACACCTCCGATATCTGTTTTATGTATTATATCTCTACTAACAATTTTTAGAACAACAGGATAGCCCTTTTTCTCAGCAAAATAAACAGCCTCCTCTATTGAATTTGTGACAATCCCTTCTACAACAGGGATTCCATAATATTTAAGGACCTCTCTAGATTCAATCTCATTCAGATTAACCCTCTTCTCTTTTCTTACCTTTTCAAAAATCTCGGTAGGTTTCATGAGATATTATTTGTATTACCATAATTTAAGAAATTAGGTCTGAAAGTTTACAAAAAGCAAATGGTATTAACATTTCATCTTTTGATAAACCCCCATGGTGGCCTAATAAATCAAACTTTTTATTTGTGTGCTTATACCAAATTGTGTTATTCCTATATGGCAATATCAAAACATTTCCAACTCTTTCCATAAATTTTTTAGTTGGTTTACCGATTCCAAATAAACCTCTTTTTATAGCATCTTCTGTTTTTAAAACAGCGCATTTTCCCTTTAGTTTATTTTTTAGAAATTCGATCGTTTCATCCAACATTTCTGGTTTTATATGGAGAAATACATCCCTTGGGCTCCCAGTCGGAAGTATTTTATTTTTTCTCTTTCCTTTCTGAAAATATTTATCCAACTTTTTAAATCTATTCAAATATATTGTTTCATTTGGATAAACTTTTGTTTGTCCGTGATCGGATGTAAAAAACACAATTGTTTTATTTGCAATTTTTTTCTGTACCTTTGACAACTCCTGTTTTATCATGAATGAAATAGAAGATATCTCAGATGAATTTTCATCAGTTAAAAGGCCATATTTATGTTCAATAGAATCCATATGATCAATGTAGATGTAATAGTAAGACTTACCAAGGAAATTTTCCAATTTTTTTCTTACGTTTACAAAGAGATCAGACAAATATAGGAAAGATATAGTTTCGCTTCCTTTTGCAATAATTTTAGAGTATTTACTTCTTGAATACAAATGACTTATAAATGAAAAGGATTTTATCCCTTCTTTCTTCAATTTTTGATATATTGTCTGGCCATTATAAAGTATTTTAGGATTTGCTTTTTCAAGTATCATTTGATCCTTTTTTATTAAAGATGAAAATGGCAGTGTGTTTATTATCATGTCTATCTCCTTAAAATAAACAACCCATTCCAACAAACCGTGCTCCTGAGGAGTAAATCCTGTATTTATTGTTGTGATGGCTGGTGCAGTGGAGGAAGGGAAGATTGTTGTCAGTGGAAATACATGCCCTTTTTCTTCAAATTTTCTAAAAAACCAATAATCATCCGAATATTTCTTCCAGTAATTATATCCAAATCCATCAAGGATGAGAAATAAAATATTTTCAAATTCATATGACTCTAATACTTTTAAAATTTCATGACCAAGTATCGGGTTTTTTGGTTTAATTCCAAACAATTTCAAGATGGTTGATGGTATATTAGAAAGACAGTACTTTTCATAAAATGGGTAAAGAAATTGACCTTCTGACTTTTTCTCAAGAATAATATTTTTTAAATCAATATTGGACATATTTGAAATTTATTTTAAAGGAATTAAATGATTAACTAAAACTTATATCAATCTTACTTTTTCCAAATTCAAGTTTTTCTGAAAAATTCCCTTTTATTTCACCTATTTTTACATCACTCGCTCCAACTTCTGCTGAAAGTTTAACAACCATTTTTTTCAACAAATACTCTGTTTTCTTATCAGATTTCAATGTTAAAGCAATTCTATCAGAAACAACCAATCCAGCCTTCTTTCTCATTGATTGTATCTTTCTCACAATTTCTCTATATAATCTTTCATAAACCAAATCCTCATCCTCAGTTATATCCAAAAATATCTCCCCATAAGTAAAAGTAGACTGGACAAAATTTCCTTTTGGGTGTGTTTTTGTGATTTTCAATTCCAAAACATTTGTCATCCTTGAAATAACACCACCCAATTCTTCCAAAGTTTCTTTGACCTCATCCTTTACTGATACAAGAACCAATCTCTTAGCTGCCCATCTCAACTTTAAACCAGCTTTTTGCCTTAAAGCAAGAGTTGATTCTATTATTTCGTTGGCTATCGACATCTTGTTTTCAAGATCTTTGTTTATTATTGTTTCATCGGCAGCTGGAAATTCTTCAAGATGGACACTTTCCTTTTTTCCTATAATTTTCTTTAAGTCCTGATATGCGATTTCTGACATAAATGGGCATACAGGTGCCAATAGTTTTACCACACTCTCTGTTACTTTAATTAATGTGTAAAAGGCCGATTTTTTATCTTCCCCATCATATCCAGGGGAAACCCTATCTCTTATCAGCTTGATATAAAATCTTGAATAATCCTCAAGCAAGAATTTTTCCAATATTTCTATTGATTTATAATTAAGATACTTTTCAAAGTTTTTATCATATTCCAGTATTGTTTGGTTCAGCCTTGAAAGTATCCACTCATCTTCCTTTATCAATTTTGGTTTCTTCTTGGGATGATCTGTGACATATGTCTTGACAAATTGAAAAGTGTTTCTAATTATGTTAAGTTTTTTTGATACATCCTCAACCCCATCCCAACTGAAATAGAAATCTTCCCATGGGGGGTTTGAAAGGAAATAATATCTGAATACATCTCTTCCATATTTTTCTATTACATCTTCCGGTGCTATTATATTCCCCTTTGATTTTGACATCTTGTTTCCATGAACATCCAAAACAAAACCATGGAAAAGTATGTTCTCAAAAGGTCTCCTGCCAAAAGTTATCACACTTGTTATCATTTGGGAATTCCACCAACCTCTTATTTGATCTGGGCCTTCAAGATTGAAGTCATTTGGCCAAAGTCTCTTGAATAAATCATCTCTTCCAGGATATCCCAGACTTGCCCATGGAGCAACACCAGAATCAAACCATACATCAAGAACATCTGGTATCCTTTTCATCTCTGATCCACACTTTTCACATTTGAAGGTTATCTCATCTACATATGGTTTGTGCAAATCCTCTATATCCTTTGGGAGTTCTTTGGAAGAACCTATGACTTTTGTGTTTCCACACTGGCATTCCCATATAGGTAAGGGTATTCCCCAATATCTTTGCCTTGTTATTGGCCAATCTCCCAAACTCTCAATCCAATTGTGAAATCTTTTTCCCGCCCAATCAGGAATCCAATTTACTTTTTTATTCTCTTCCAAGAGTTTATCCCTTATTTTTGTTACTTTAAAGAACCATTGTGGTACAGCCATGAATATTAGAGGTGATGAGCATCTCCAGCAAAAAGGGTAATCGTGTTTTATAGTTTCAGACGCAAATAAAAGTCCTTTCTTATTGAATTCATCTATTATCTCTTGGTCTGCATCCTTTACAAATTTACCAGAATACTCTCCACATTCATCGTTATACCTCCCATTCATATTCAATGGGGAAACTATTGGTAAACCATTTTCCTTCCCAACCTTATAATCCTCCTCCCCATGCCCAGGGGCCGTGTGAACAAGACCTGTACCTTCCTCTAAAGTCACATATTGATCTGATAAAACAACCCTCCATGCGTTTTTTATATTCCTGTGAAAAGGGAAAATTTCAGATAATGGGTGTGTGTATTCCAAGCCCTCTAGATCTGAGCCCTTGACAATTTTTCTTATCTTATAATCCTTGACTTTTCCTTTTTTCATAACAGTTTCAACTAAATCTTTTGCAAGGATTATAGTTTCATCCCCAACACTAACATAAGCATATTCAGCAGATGGTTTTGCCATTATTCCAGTGTTTGAAGGCAAAGTCCATGGAGTTGTTGTCCATATCAATAGATAGGTTTTTTGTTGACCTTTAACTGGAAATTTAACATATATGGATGGATCAGAAACATTACTGTACTCAATCTCATTGTAAGCTACAGCAGTTTCACAGTGTGGACATACATGAACGGCATATCTATCCTTGTACAGTAGGCCTTTTTCATACCCCACCTTGAATGTGTGCCATGCCCCTTCTATATATTCCTTGGTCAATGTTAGATAAGGATTTTCCCAATCCATCCAAACCCCCAAATTCTCAAATTGTTTGTTCATTATATCTATGAATTCCGTAGCAAATTTCCTGCACTCCTGATTGAATTTTTCAACACCCATTTTCTCTATGTCCTGTTTTGATTTAAAACCAAGTTTTTTCTCAACCTTGTTCTCTATTGGAAGACCATGAGTATCATAACCAGGCTGTGACCAGACATCGAAACCTTTCATTCTCTTGTATCTAAGGAATGAATCCTTGAGAACTTTGTTCCATGCTGTTCCTAGATGTATATATCCCGTTGCATATGGTGGCCCATCTAGAAAATAAAACTTCTTTTTTCCTTTATTTTTAACTAAAGCCTTTTTTCTTATATTGTTTTTGACCCAGAATTCTTGTATTTTATCTTCTTCTAATTTATAATTCATATAAAACACCATTAAAAAGAATTGGAATTTTTAATAGATAAATTATTGTGTTAAGAAGCAATCCGGTTAGCACCCACACAAATCACAATAATTAATTGTTGAATAAAACTTAAATTTTTTATACAGAAAAAAAATGGTTTAAAAAATTAGAAAATTCTAATTTAGGTTTAAAAATTGTTTTTTATTCTAAAAATGGTTGATATAAAGTAAAAAAGTTTCAGCATAAATAGAAAAAAATAAAAATTGTTAATGTATATAATTAAGTGATTAAAATGGAAGAAATAAAGGGTTTCAACATCTTACTTGATTTGCATGATTGTGATAAGGATAAGCTCGACAATTATCAAGAGATAAAAAGAAATCTATCTGAAATTGTAAAGAAGTCTGATTTTAAAGTAGTTGGGGAAAAATATCACAAATTTAAGCCTCATGGTGTTACTGGCGTTGTTCTTTTGGCCTCTTCACATGTTTCTGTTCACACATGGCCAGAATTGAGTTTCGTTGCTATTGATATCTATTCTTGCAAGGGTTTTGAGAATGCAAAAAGGATTGCAGAAGAATTGATAAAATTCTTTGGGGCTAAAAGAGTTGAAAGCAAAGAGATTGTGAGATTCAGATGAATAAATTAGATGAAGTTTATTATAATTTATCTAAAGAGATAAAAGTAAAAATTATTGGAAAAGTTATTTTTGACAAAAAATCAGAATTCCAACATATACAAATAATAGACACAGAAAAAAATAGGTACCTCTTGTTGGATAGCATAGTCCAATTATCTAGAAATGACGAGTATATATATCACGAGAGTCTTGTTCATCCCGCACTTTTAGCAGCAAAATCCAAAAATAATGTCTTGATAATAGGTGGTGGTGATGGGGGTTCTTTGAGGGAAGTTCTCAAATATCCAGTCAAAAAGGTCACTTTGTGTGAATTGGACGAGGAAATGATAAAAATTAGTAAGAAGTTCTTTCCCGAATTATCTAATGGTAGTTTTGACGATCCAAGAGTTGAAATAGTATATGAAGATGGAAGAAGGTTTTTGGAAAATTCAAAGGAGAAATATGATGTAATAATATTGGATTTAACAGATCCATCTGGGCCATCAAAATTTCTTTTCACCCAGGAATTTTATAGTCTTGTTTCAAAATCCTTAAAGGAAGGTGGGGTAGTTAGTCTTGATGCTGATACACCTGACTATTGGGGAAAATTTCCTTATATTTTTAAAACTATATCAACTGTATTCAAAAACAAATATCCTTATACAGTATATATTCCTTCTTTTATGATTAGGATTGGAATGATTGTCTGCAGCAATTATGATATAAGTTTTATGAAAGATGAAAAGTTTGTTGAAAAAGAAATCAAAAAAAATAATTTAAATTTAAACTATTTCACCCCAAGAGAATTGGCGAATTTGTTTAAGATTGAAAAGAACATAAATGACTTACTAAAATATGAATACAAAATTTCCACCGACAAGAATCCAATAGAAATAGACATTTAGGTGATAATTTGGGAGTTAATCAAAAAAATATGTATGAACAGTATTCATCCAAAAAATTTTTGGAATTTGAGGATACTTGTGACTATCAGGATGATGAAACACTAAATGAGATCTCAAAATTAGACTTAAAGGGAGTTGTGGTTGATATAGGTTGCGGTTATGGTTGGTATTTGGAGGCCCTTAAACCTAGATTTAAAAAATACATTGGTATAGAACCAAATGATTTCTTGAGGGGACTTGCAAAGAAAAGAGGAAAAGAACTTGGTATAAATTCCAAATTTTTAAAAGGTGTTGCAGAAAAAATACCACTTGAGGATAGATGTGCAGATTTTGTTATAACAACTTATGCATTAAACGAGATAGGGAATATTGAAAATATAAGAAAGGCCCTAAAAGAAATTTTAAGAATTTCTAAACCTGGGGCAACCTGGGTTATATGTGATCTAACAGGAGGCTCAAGAGACGGATATACAAAAATTTTAAATTTAGTAGAAATAAACAGGGGTGAAAAAAATAATTTTCCTTCTGAGTTAGCTGATATGTGGATTGAAATCTTCCTTTTTTTGAGTAAATATGCAAAAATAATTTACCA
This portion of the Candidatus Aenigmatarchaeota archaeon genome encodes:
- a CDS encoding DUF1512 family protein, with product MVSFQSDFWSQFLNILFWIILLVFYPRIMVAQVMFKLEGTVAEMEEMSRRATSIVVKKINKNPDKKLKDKIKNFMEFFAIPPVDMDPYGIVKKFEHIINMEKDRFNYFVSQVAPEFDSEERA
- a CDS encoding acetate--CoA ligase family protein yields the protein MKPTEIFEKVRKEKRVNLNEIESREVLKYYGIPVVEGIVTNSIEEAVYFAEKKGYPVVLKIVSRDIIHKTDIGGVITNIKNERDLRDAFNQIIKNVRERAPKARIDGIFVQKMLPKSPEVIVGGKSDPTFDKVILFGIGGIFVEVFEDVSFRVIPITLSDAKEMISEIKGSKILMGIRGQDPVDLKSLADILLRTSKMLQENQEIKELDINPIFAMKKGAVAVDARIIIE
- a CDS encoding alkaline phosphatase family protein, whose amino-acid sequence is MSNIDLKNIILEKKSEGQFLYPFYEKYCLSNIPSTILKLFGIKPKNPILGHEILKVLESYEFENILFLILDGFGYNYWKKYSDDYWFFRKFEEKGHVFPLTTIFPSSTAPAITTINTGFTPQEHGLLEWVVYFKEIDMIINTLPFSSLIKKDQMILEKANPKILYNGQTIYQKLKKEGIKSFSFISHLYSRSKYSKIIAKGSETISFLYLSDLFVNVRKKLENFLGKSYYYIYIDHMDSIEHKYGLLTDENSSEISSISFMIKQELSKVQKKIANKTIVFFTSDHGQTKVYPNETIYLNRFKKLDKYFQKGKRKNKILPTGSPRDVFLHIKPEMLDETIEFLKNKLKGKCAVLKTEDAIKRGLFGIGKPTKKFMERVGNVLILPYRNNTIWYKHTNKKFDLLGHHGGLSKDEMLIPFAFCKLSDLIS
- the ileS gene encoding isoleucine--tRNA ligase, with product MNYKLEEDKIQEFWVKNNIRKKALVKNKGKKKFYFLDGPPYATGYIHLGTAWNKVLKDSFLRYKRMKGFDVWSQPGYDTHGLPIENKVEKKLGFKSKQDIEKMGVEKFNQECRKFATEFIDIMNKQFENLGVWMDWENPYLTLTKEYIEGAWHTFKVGYEKGLLYKDRYAVHVCPHCETAVAYNEIEYSNVSDPSIYVKFPVKGQQKTYLLIWTTTPWTLPSNTGIMAKPSAEYAYVSVGDETIILAKDLVETVMKKGKVKDYKIRKIVKGSDLEGLEYTHPLSEIFPFHRNIKNAWRVVLSDQYVTLEEGTGLVHTAPGHGEEDYKVGKENGLPIVSPLNMNGRYNDECGEYSGKFVKDADQEIIDEFNKKGLLFASETIKHDYPFCWRCSSPLIFMAVPQWFFKVTKIRDKLLEENKKVNWIPDWAGKRFHNWIESLGDWPITRQRYWGIPLPIWECQCGNTKVIGSSKELPKDIEDLHKPYVDEITFKCEKCGSEMKRIPDVLDVWFDSGVAPWASLGYPGRDDLFKRLWPNDFNLEGPDQIRGWWNSQMITSVITFGRRPFENILFHGFVLDVHGNKMSKSKGNIIAPEDVIEKYGRDVFRYYFLSNPPWEDFYFSWDGVEDVSKKLNIIRNTFQFVKTYVTDHPKKKPKLIKEDEWILSRLNQTILEYDKNFEKYLNYKSIEILEKFLLEDYSRFYIKLIRDRVSPGYDGEDKKSAFYTLIKVTESVVKLLAPVCPFMSEIAYQDLKKIIGKKESVHLEEFPAADETIINKDLENKMSIANEIIESTLALRQKAGLKLRWAAKRLVLVSVKDEVKETLEELGGVISRMTNVLELKITKTHPKGNFVQSTFTYGEIFLDITEDEDLVYERLYREIVRKIQSMRKKAGLVVSDRIALTLKSDKKTEYLLKKMVVKLSAEVGASDVKIGEIKGNFSEKLEFGKSKIDISFS
- the speD gene encoding adenosylmethionine decarboxylase, with the translated sequence MEEIKGFNILLDLHDCDKDKLDNYQEIKRNLSEIVKKSDFKVVGEKYHKFKPHGVTGVVLLASSHVSVHTWPELSFVAIDIYSCKGFENAKRIAEELIKFFGAKRVESKEIVRFR
- a CDS encoding fused MFS/spermidine synthase, whose amino-acid sequence is MNKLDEVYYNLSKEIKVKIIGKVIFDKKSEFQHIQIIDTEKNRYLLLDSIVQLSRNDEYIYHESLVHPALLAAKSKNNVLIIGGGDGGSLREVLKYPVKKVTLCELDEEMIKISKKFFPELSNGSFDDPRVEIVYEDGRRFLENSKEKYDVIILDLTDPSGPSKFLFTQEFYSLVSKSLKEGGVVSLDADTPDYWGKFPYIFKTISTVFKNKYPYTVYIPSFMIRIGMIVCSNYDISFMKDEKFVEKEIKKNNLNLNYFTPRELANLFKIEKNINDLLKYEYKISTDKNPIEIDI
- a CDS encoding class I SAM-dependent methyltransferase → MGVNQKNMYEQYSSKKFLEFEDTCDYQDDETLNEISKLDLKGVVVDIGCGYGWYLEALKPRFKKYIGIEPNDFLRGLAKKRGKELGINSKFLKGVAEKIPLEDRCADFVITTYALNEIGNIENIRKALKEILRISKPGATWVICDLTGGSRDGYTKILNLVEINRGEKNNFPSELADMWIEIFLFLSKYAKIIYHKRVYFKYKFKNKRDAIEKTSAIIPDLKTNKKVLEAVKKFYKKPVLSCEGLFIVAKFKN